The Candidatus Poribacteria bacterium genomic sequence AAAGGGTTCTCTTTCTTCAAAAAATTCAGAAATTAATTATCAAACTCACGTTATATCTACGATAATTGATCGAAAGCGTGAGTGGGATGAGTAAAGCACACATCAGCAGGAGCGCGATAAACCGGACGCTGAGAATGTGATGCATAATCTCTTTTTGAATCAATGTCGTTAACATGATAATTTCTCCTGCGTTTTTTACGAGAGTTCGGTTGCATCTCTTTTACCGAACTCACGTTATTATAGAGTGAAGTCAATGAACGGATAACACGTCAGCGGACAACAATACCGATAGTTGCTCAAGGATGTCCCGTCCTTCTTCTGATTTCAGAAATTCCGCGCCGAGTTGCGATTCGAGTTGCACCTGTAGCTGTTCCTTAATTTGGCTTCCCACCTGCGAGAATGCTTGTTTGAAGATATCCATCCCCATTGGCGTTTTGAGAAAGTCTTTTCCCAATTGTGCTTCAACTTGAGAAGCAATTTCTTTCTCCAAGGCATCAAGCATTTTCGGCACGAATTGTTTGATGATCAGTTTTTCAGTTGCCTGCTTGAGTTGCTGCCTGCCTGCTTGTGTCTTGAGAAATGCCTTTCCGTGTTGTTTGTGTAAGTCCCGCACAACGTCAGCAAGCGCGGAGAATCCCATTTTGTTGCTATTATAAATGTCTCTTTGCGGACCGTTTCGATAGAGTTTTCCACCGAGACTGAGATTGAGACGATGGTGTTCACAGCGAACGATAGGTGTCATATCGCCTTCCTGTGTCCATAGCATCTGTTGCGCTTCTTTCTCAGAAGGTCGGATCTCATAGAGATACCTGCACGGCAGTGTCGGGTCCGATGCATCTTCGGTGAGAACGCCAGGGACACCTGCTGTTGTATCTGCTGGGCAGAGGAGAAATTTTGCGTCCAGATACTCAGGAGAGAGATCGGAAAGCCACTGCGGATCTCCATCGGCGTTGGCAGCCCTGTATTCATCAAGGGCGCGTTTTATCTGCCGCAAATTTTCTCTGCACGTCTCAATCCCTTTGGAAGCCGTAGAACTTTGTTGCTCTGAGAGTGAGGCAAGTTCGTAAGGATAGACATCTGCCAAGAGACACCGGTTGAGGCGAACCAATGCTTCACCACCTTTCTGATTTTCTGCGATGAGTGCCTGCGTCTGTTCACTGAGTTCAATATTGGCGAACCGTTGGGCATCGTAGAGAGAATCCCCTTGAAGCAGGCGATTTAGGTCTGAAAGCAGTACTTCCTGCTGCTGAGCGGAGGGTGTGCTTACGCCATTGTATCCGAATAACACCCACTGCATATCTTCCGACAATTGCGATGCGATAAATTCGGACACCGGCGCACGCGTGTCTTGGAGTTTCACGATCAAACTGCCGGGGTCTTTCATCGCCTCCCTATCAAAGAGGAGCTGATCTGTGCCTGCCTGTAGCGGCAGTTGCAAGCCTATCATCGTCCCTAAAATTGCGATCAGAAGTGTTAGGGAATTGAGAATTTTGCCTTGTAAAATTATACTTTTCATTTTTACACTCTCCTTAGATTGTTAGTATATTTCAGATTTTTTATTCAGATTCATCCAGCGTAAAGCGAAGCACACCGCTGCCACGGGTACCGACATAAAGTACGTTACCCTCAACAGCAAGCGAGGTGATAGGCATCGGGATTTCCGGGGCAACCTGTTGCCACACCCCAGTTCCCTCTTTGAATCGATACACCTGTTGCTCGCTTGTTCCATACAGCGTTGTCCCATCTACCGCGAACCTTTCTATAACGATAGGGATGCCTTCTGTATCCGTTGTCGTGTGCCAGTCGAGGTCTCCGTCGTTTGCATAAACGACCCCACTATCGGTTGCGACATAAAGAGTACTGCCTGCAAAGGTGATTGCATTGAAATCCGCAACAGGAAATGGGAGGCTCTCCATAACATCGTTCCACGTGTTTCCCTCGTCAAATGATTGAAAGAGGCGTCCGTCCCATGTACCGATGTAGACGGTATTCTCTGAAGCCGCCAGGTTAGAAGGCAGGGAATCAGCGGTGTTAGCCCTGTCAAGGCTATCGACAGGAAATTTATTGATGAGTCCGGTATCCACCCATTCAGTTGTGCCGGGCTTCCATCTGAAAAGTCTCTGTTCAAACTCCATATAGTAAGCGTCACCACCGACAGCGAAATTCCCGACAAGCGAGGTCAAAATCTCAACAATGAGTTCCTCTAAAACCGGACTATAGTCTTCAACAAATGCCTCTGCATCTAAATCTTCAAGAGTATTTTTTTCTCCCTCCGCCTCGTCTGTTCCTTGAAAAATTTCCATGAAACGTTCTTCTATCAGTTTGGTATAGTTTCTCCCGACTAAAAATGGCATATCTGGAACAGGTGTTAACCGATTATCCTCAGTAGATAAGTGAAAGAGGCGGGGGTGCGGTCTCGTTTCGTCTACACCTCTGGCGTAGAGCAGATCGTTGAATCTTACCAGATTTATGATGTTTCCGAGGCTGCTTGGGACAGGGGTCCACGACTCACCCGCATCGGATGAGGTGAGAAGGGTGCCTCCCACGTTGGCATAGAGCACGTTCTGCACAGAAACTAAATGCATCACAGCTGTCTTTACCAATCCAGGGTTAAACGGATGCCACGTTTTGCCGGCATCGGTTGTGCGATAAATCCCGGACTCTCCGTTCCGATAGAAGGTATTCGCATCCGAAGACACAAGCGTCGAAACATCTGCTATATTCGGTATGCTTGAATTCAAAGGAACCCAAGTGTCCCCTGCGTCACTTGAGTAATAACTGTTTCTGTCGTCTAATATCAAAAGGTTATCTTCCACTGCTATCATTTTAAAGATTAAAGTCGGTTTCGTTTCTGCGTTCTTAGGATGTTCCTTCCCATTTGGGTCGGAGTTCAGATCTCCAGCGCCAACCCGAATCGTCATGCTAACTGGAAGGGAAGGCTCTGTTTCTACTTTTCCATAGTCTAATGTCTGCCACGTATCTCCCAAATCTGTTGAACGATACAGGGGCAGAGATGTCTCCCATACCATTTTCGATGGCACCATGAGCTCAAAATCTTTGTTCACCACTTTGTCACCCACGGCAACATAGAGTCGATGCCCGGCATTTGCCAGCGCGCGGACATTGCGGGTCTCATGGTCTTCATCTACCGGTAATAACATCCAGCCTGCAGAATTGAGGCGATAAAGTCCAGAATCTGTTCCAACGAACACGACATCTTCAATAGCAGTAATTACGCGAATTTCTTTGTCCATCAACGGATCGCTGGCAGGCGTCCACGATTTCCCAGTGTCCACGGAGCTGAATACGCCATTGACGAGTCCCAAGTACATGACAATATCAGTGTGCGTCCCAGGAGACCCATCTGTTATGACGAGATCAACCAGCTGTCCTTCGGGACGCGCACCGAGGGCATGCCATGTCTCGCCTCTATCTATTGAAGTGAGGACTTCCGTATCAGAGACAACGTAGGGGGTCTTATCATGTTCTGTCATCTGCCAGGATCCGCTAACAGGCATGTTGGTGTTGACAATGCTCCACCGACTTCCATCGTCTGCCAATCTATAGAGGTCGGTCCCTGTTCTGGCGTAAGAATCCCCGTTAGATGTGATAGATAGGTTCTGCACGCTACCACCTTCGGGGCCCCGAGTTTGGCGCCATTGTGGTTTCGAGGTTGAGACCTCTGTGGTATCGATAGGTAGTGTAGCAACAAGGGAATCGTCGGGTTTCTGACCCGCGCCGGGACTTTTACCCGGGAGTGCTGAACTTCCCGCTTGACTCCGAACTGCGGGTTTCGCAGGGGAATCGTAGACGAAAACTGCGTCAATAATCTCAACCGTGGGTTCCGAGGTCGCATCTAAATTGTAAGGTCTCTGAAAACGGGAGAGATACTGCGTGCCAACACCCATCATTAAAAAAATGAGAATAGCGGAAGCGGCAGAAATTGCTAAAGGTGCCACGGGTTTACTCACCGCAGGGGGAACGGGAGCAATACGTGAAACTTCCTGCATAATGTTATCGGCGAAGGTATCGGGGAGTTGGAAGCTGCCGAGATTCTGCTGAATCACGTCTTCCTCTTTCCGTAGACGGTTGCGGGCGCGGCTGAGCCTGCTTTTGACGGTATTCGGAGAGACACCGAGAAACTCGGCAATCGCTTGGATCGTCATCTCGCCGAGATAGTGGAGCGTCATCACCGTCCGTTCGCTTTCCGGTAATTTTTTGAGCAGTTCCTTGACGGTTTCACGCCGTGTTTCATCCGCATCGGTTTTCTGCTTATCTGCTACATATTGAGAATATGACACTTTGTCCACCTCATTGGTATTGTCAGCGTCTAAGGATTCCATTGGCAAACGCTTCCTTCGGAGATAGTCGCGACACAGGTTTGCCGCGATAACGTAGAGCCAGCCGGCAAACTGGTTATGGTTTTTCAAGGTTCTGAGTTTTTTATACGCCGTAAGAAACGCGTCCTGCGTGATCTCTTGGGCAATATGGAAGTCCCCAATCTTCCGCCATACCAGCGCATGAACCCCTTTCTGATATTTTCTAACCAAGGGACTGAATGACTCTTGGTCCCCTTGGAGTACCCTCTGGATGAGCTGAGCATCTTTCTGTGCCATTACAAACTACCTCCGGAATCGTGTATTATCTGTTGATTGAAGTGACGTAACCTGCGTGCTGAAAGGTTGCATGATTTTATCAAAAAGGTAAATGTTCGACAAAGAGATTCACCGAACAGATTTTTGACAGCCCTTATTGATTGAGGTGACGTAACTCGGAGGTTGAAAGGTTGCATTATTTTATAATTTTCGTTTATACTTCTTGAAATATATGTTATACTTATAGAATACAGACGTTTTCGGAACCACGACATGTGCAATTGGGAGGCTTAGCATGGAACACCATATAACAGATGAACAGTGGGAACATTTTTGGGAAAACGGTTACGTGCGCATCGGACAAGTCGCGACGGATGCAGAACTCGCAAGACTGCAGCAACAGATGGACGACATCATGCTCGGGAAAGCATCACTGGATTATGACCAAATCATGATGCAACTGGATCGGGAACCTGGAAAGAATTCTCCCGGACCGCAGTCTAAGGGACATAAAGGTGCCACGTTGTTATATCGGAAAATTCAGAACCTTGAACTGGATCCGGTTTTCTTGGCGTATCTCCAGAAACCGGTTTTCCAGGAGGTGTGCGCGAAAATCTACGGAGATGACACCCCGGTTGCCTGTTTTCGGGCGATGTTTATGAACAAACCTGCACACGAAGGCACGCAGCTGACATGGCATCAGGACAGATGGCGAGACCTTGATCGTGACCCGCAGATCACGATTTATACCGCTCTGGATCCCGCAACGATTGAGAATGGGTGTGTGCATATCATTCCGAAGTCGCATAGCAGTCTCATCAATCCTGAAAACGGCTCCGGTTTTCTCACACAGGAACACATCGACGACATCGTTGCGAAGGCGACACCGCTCCCGATGGAGTTAAAGGCGGGAGAGGTCGTCTT encodes the following:
- a CDS encoding sigma-70 family RNA polymerase sigma factor gives rise to the protein MAQKDAQLIQRVLQGDQESFSPLVRKYQKGVHALVWRKIGDFHIAQEITQDAFLTAYKKLRTLKNHNQFAGWLYVIAANLCRDYLRRKRLPMESLDADNTNEVDKVSYSQYVADKQKTDADETRRETVKELLKKLPESERTVMTLHYLGEMTIQAIAEFLGVSPNTVKSRLSRARNRLRKEEDVIQQNLGSFQLPDTFADNIMQEVSRIAPVPPAVSKPVAPLAISAASAILIFLMMGVGTQYLSRFQRPYNLDATSEPTVEIIDAVFVYDSPAKPAVRSQAGSSALPGKSPGAGQKPDDSLVATLPIDTTEVSTSKPQWRQTRGPEGGSVQNLSITSNGDSYARTGTDLYRLADDGSRWSIVNTNMPVSGSWQMTEHDKTPYVVSDTEVLTSIDRGETWHALGARPEGQLVDLVITDGSPGTHTDIVMYLGLVNGVFSSVDTGKSWTPASDPLMDKEIRVITAIEDVVFVGTDSGLYRLNSAGWMLLPVDEDHETRNVRALANAGHRLYVAVGDKVVNKDFELMVPSKMVWETSLPLYRSTDLGDTWQTLDYGKVETEPSLPVSMTIRVGAGDLNSDPNGKEHPKNAETKPTLIFKMIAVEDNLLILDDRNSYYSSDAGDTWVPLNSSIPNIADVSTLVSSDANTFYRNGESGIYRTTDAGKTWHPFNPGLVKTAVMHLVSVQNVLYANVGGTLLTSSDAGESWTPVPSSLGNIINLVRFNDLLYARGVDETRPHPRLFHLSTEDNRLTPVPDMPFLVGRNYTKLIEERFMEIFQGTDEAEGEKNTLEDLDAEAFVEDYSPVLEELIVEILTSLVGNFAVGGDAYYMEFEQRLFRWKPGTTEWVDTGLINKFPVDSLDRANTADSLPSNLAASENTVYIGTWDGRLFQSFDEGNTWNDVMESLPFPVADFNAITFAGSTLYVATDSGVVYANDGDLDWHTTTDTEGIPIVIERFAVDGTTLYGTSEQQVYRFKEGTGVWQQVAPEIPMPITSLAVEGNVLYVGTRGSGVLRFTLDESE
- a CDS encoding phytanoyl-CoA dioxygenase family protein, which produces MEHHITDEQWEHFWENGYVRIGQVATDAELARLQQQMDDIMLGKASLDYDQIMMQLDREPGKNSPGPQSKGHKGATLLYRKIQNLELDPVFLAYLQKPVFQEVCAKIYGDDTPVACFRAMFMNKPAHEGTQLTWHQDRWRDLDRDPQITIYTALDPATIENGCVHIIPKSHSSLINPENGSGFLTQEHIDDIVAKATPLPMELKAGEVVLLHNWMLHSSGTNDTDIPRRAFSVCYMHGETKSHHGHNFARVFGEGAIGVDDLSKFNFESPIV